The genomic segment CGTGTACGCCGAGGAGTTCGACGTCCGTCAGTACGACCCGAAGCTGATGAAGAAGCGGTACCGGGCGCTCTCCGCGGTTCTCGAACCGATCGCGGCCCGTGCCCGTTACGTGAGCGCGAACGTCGTCGCCTTCAACGAGGACCGTCTGATCGCCAACCTGCGCGTCACCCTCGGGTCGAGTGAGGACGCGCGAACGATCGCGAAGGAGCAGGCGAGCCCCGCGCTCAGCGACGTGGCCGACATGTTGAAGTTGTTACTGAAGACCCAGGTGACGTTCTCCGACCACACGGTTGCCGGAAACGCGAACACCTCGGGAACCGGGTTCCCGTTCGGCGGAGGTCCCCCCGGTCGAACCGGTCCGGGCTCGATGGGGCAGCCGGGATCGTTCGGCCCGGGACCATCCGGACCGGGCGGAAAGCCCCGGCCGGGCGGATTCGGGAGCGGCCCCGGCATGGGCGGACCGCCCGGCATGGGCGGACCGCCCGGCATGGGCGGACCGCCCGGCATGGGCGGACCGCCGGGACCGGTTGCGCCGGGAAGCGGCCCCGGCGGCCGGCCCGGAATGGGCGGCCCACCGGGCTCCTTCGCGCCGGGCAGCGGTCCTCCGATCCCCGGAAAAGGCGGACCGCCCGGCATGGGCGGACCGCCGGGACCCGGTGTGATGGGGCCGGGCGGGCGCCCCGGGATGGGCGGCCCCGGCGAGCGACCCGACCAGACCGACCCGCAGGCGGAACAGCAGTCGTCTCACATCGATCTCGGCATGGTCGATGAGCAGTTGCTCATTTCCATCGACCTGTCGTGGTCCGAGCTGGTCAACCGGGAAACGGTCGGCCCCCGGTTGGCGGGTCTGGGCAACCAGATCAAAGGCAAGATGGCGATCTTCGGCTCGGACTTCTCCTGGCACGCGATCGCGGCGGCCGGTCCCAAGGCGGCCGCGGAGTCCGGGGCGTTCCCGCGCGGCACCGCCGTGCGAAGGGCCAGCGCCGAACGGTTCGGGCTGGAGTACCCGCCGACCCAGCGCGTCAGCTTGTTCCACGAGCTGTTGCCGCACCTGGGGCACGGCGAGTTGGCCCGCCGGATCGACCCGAAAAAAGCCTGGTACGCGTTCGAGCGCGAGCGCGGGGACGAGAAGAGCGACCGCCCCGGGCGGGTCGTGGTGGACAACCTCTCACCGGCCGGCGAATGGGTGCCGGAGCTGCTCGTCCCGTACTACCCGCAGTCGGCGTGGCGGGCCACTTCCCCCCTCGCGCCGGATCACGTACTCGGGGCCACCAATTACGTCGCGGTCGCCGGCGTCGGGCTCGACATCGCCCGCGTGAACCCCAACGACCCCGCGTTCAAGACCAAGGTCGGCATCACCGGTTACGGGTGGGGGTCGAAGCCCGAAGAGGTGAAGGACGGGTTGTCCAACACGATCTACATGCTGCAAACGCCCCCCACCGGCCTGCAACAGCCGTGGATCGCGGGCGGCGGCGCGACCGTCCGCGGGCTGGACGAGACCGACCCGATGGGCGCGTTCAAGTCCGCGCACCCCGGGCGAACCAAACCGGGCACTTACGCCCTCATGGGCGACGGGTCCGTCCGGTTCGTCCCGGCCGACATCGACCCAAAGGTGCTGCACGCGCTCGGCACCCGCGCAGGCGGGGAAACGGTCACGGACCTCGACAAACTGGCGCCGAAGGTCGAACGGCCGCGGGCGACAACGGAGCTGAAGACCGCCGCCCCCAAGCCGCCCGAAGAGAAGAAGCCGGCCGAACCCAAGCCGGAAGAAAAGAACGCCCCTCAGCCCAAGGCGGACGAGAAGAAAGCCGCAGACCCTAAGACCACCGAACCGAAGGCAACCGAACCGAAGGCCGCTGATCCGAAGAAGCCCGCCGACCCGGTGCCCCCGCCGGCCGAGAAGAAGTAAGAGCGTTGAGCCGCAGGTGACGCCGACGGACGCCGATCAAAGACAAAAACAGTGAATGAGTTCCGCTCACTCTGTTGTCTTCGATCGGCGTCCGTCGGCGTCACCTGCGGCTCAACGCTCTTACTTCTCCTCGCCGTTTACCACTTCGGGATCTGCACCCGCTCACCGCTCAGCGCGCTCTCGTGGGCGCAGATGCCGACCAGCGTCCAGTTCGCGCTGGTCGGCGCGTCCGGGAACGCCGGCTGCTTGCCCAGCACCGCCATCAGGAAGTTGTGCGCCAGGTGCGGGTGGCTGCCGCCGTGCCCGCCGCCCTGGACGAAACTCAGGTGCGTGGCGTCGTGGATCGCGCCGGTGAACTTGCGGATCGGGTCCGGCAGGCGCCCGGCGAAGTCCGGCACCTTCACGCGCCGCGGGATCTGGTGCTCGGGCAGCCCGCGCATGTGCAGTACCGGCTCCTCCCCCTCCAGCTGCTGCCACTCGAAGCTCACGTTGCTGGCGGTCACGTCGAAGCTCTCGCGGTACTGCCGCGCGGTGTCGAACAGGCTCCGGGTGACTTCGGCGCACACGTCCGACCCGGCGATCTTGAACGTCGCGGTCTCGACGGCGAACGGCGACCCGTAAATCGGGACGTACTCCTCGCGGATGCGGCCCGAGCCGTGGCACACGACGCTCTCCGCGAGCGCGCACGTCCCCTTGGCGGGGTCGGAGAGGATCGCGAGGCACGGGCTGACGCAGTGGGTCGCGTACCACATCGGGGGCAGGCCCGGCCAGTAGCCCGGCCAGCCGTCCATGTCCTGTTGGTGGCTGCCGCGGAGGAACTGGATGCGCCCCAGCACGCCGCGGTCGTACAGGTCCTTGGCGAACAGGTACTCGCGGGCGTACACGACGGTTTCCATCATCATGTACACCTTCCCGACCTTCCGCTGGAGCTCGACGATCTCCCCGATCTGCTCCTTGCTGGTCGCCATCGGCACCGTGCAGGCGACGTGCTTGCCGGCCTTGAGCGCGGCGATGGTCTGGGGGCCGTGGTCGGGGATGGGGCTGTTGATGTGAACGGCGTCGATGTTCGGGTCCTTGAGCATCGCCTCGTAGTCGGTGAACCGGCGCTCCGGGGGGATGCCGAACTTCTCGCCGGCCGCGTCGAGTTCGGCGCGGTTCCGGCGGCAGACGGCGTACATCTCGGCGTCCGGGTGCGCCTGGTAGATGGGGATGAACTCGGCCCCGAACCCGAGACCGACGATGGCGACGCGGACGCGCTTCTGACTCATGGGTGGCCTTGTTGCGTGCGGTGGAGAAACTGCACGCAGATTACGACCGGGGGCGCGTGCGGGCAACGGAGAAAGGCGAACAGGGGGCGGGGGTATCATCCTCGTGTGGTGAGGTTGGCCCGCGCCGTTCGCGAATAGCGGCGTAACCCGTCACAGGTCCGTCCCATGCCCCGTCACCGGTTCGACCACGTTCCCGGTCTGTTTTTCGATCCCCAGTACCGCACCGCCGAGCAGTGTTCACACCTCGTTCGGCGCTCCCTCGAACTGTACGACCGGCTCGAATCGGCCACCGGCGGCGGCCCGCTGGAGCAGGCCCACATCCCGCAGCCCGCGTATGTACGAAGCGAAAAGCACAATCTTCCGAGCGAAGAACACTTCGCCCGCGTCGCACTCACCGAATCGAACGGGCGCGGCATCCGGTGCGAGTACTTCCCGCGGTACGGCGAGGACGGGCACGCGCTCGCGTACTTCCAGCGGAACGCGAACCTCCCCGACTTCGCGGCCGATGATCTGGTTCCCGGGGTGCGTGAACTGGTCGAGCGCGAAGGGTTCGCGCCGCCCGACCAGGAGCTGACGTGGAAGCTCACGATGAACTTCTACAAGCGGGTGGGCGGCCGGATCGCGGGCTTCCCATTCCACGTCGACATCCCGGCGAACGGCGTCGTCACGATGATTCTCAACGTGCATCGGGAGGCGCTGTTTCAGATCGCGAAGGGCGACGTGCGCGCCGACATTGTCCTGCCCGTGGGCGCGCTGCTCCTGCTCAGCGGTGAGAGCCGCTACGAGTGGAAGCACCGCGTCCTCCCCACGGACGCGCCCGCGGGCGGAAGCGATCACGCGGTCGAGCGCGTGTCGCTGGTGCTGGGCTTTCAGTAACGCAGTCGCATCGCTGGGCGAACGGCCGGCGTGAGCCGGCTGGTTGTCGCTTTTGGTTTCCCTGGGGCCGCGGCCGTCTCGGCCGCTCGTTGCTCCCCTCGTGTCGCTCAACGTTCGCTCGCTGAGCCTCACGACTCTCAACGGTCGGCGGCCGAGCCGGCCGCGGTCCCAGGGTACCAGCCGGCTCACGCCCGCCGTTCGCTGACGCGCCCTATCGAACTCACTTTCCTCGCGCCCCGCGCGAACCTCCAACATTATCCGACGCTCTTTTCCCCACGAACGTCCTGGTTTGCGGCTCGATTCGGGTTGCACGTCTGCCGGACGCACACCAAGAAAGAGCACCCATGAAGAAGTTCATCACACTGACAATCGTGTCTCTGGCGGCGGCGGTCGGTACGGCCTCCGCAACGCACCCCGATGAGTCCCGGCTGCTGCTCGCCGCTGTCGTGCGGACCGCGGACCGCATGGGGAGCAGCATCGAAGCGAACCCGGTTCCGGTGCTGGTCGCACTCGGCACCTTCCTGCTGACCATCGTGTACCACACGGCCAAGGGCAAGTCGCTCCGCGAATCGGTCGAGTTCGCGGCCACGCGCGTCACCGTCGTGCCGGTGCCAGCGGCCGCGCCCGCCGAGAGCGAAGCCGCGGTCGTGAAGCGGGCGCAGGCGCGGGCGACGCGCACGCAACTGATCGCCGACCAGATCGGTCTGGAGAACCGCATCCGGAAGCTGCCCGACGAAGTGAAGAAGGCCGAGCAAGAGGCGTGCTACACGGAACAGGCGGTGACCGACGCCGAGAAGGCGCTGACCGCGGCCGAGGAGGCACTGGAAGCGAAACTCGCCGCGAACGAGGCGGCCGGCGTGCGACTGGAAGCGCTCCGCAAGGAACTGGCCGGTGGTCAGGCGGAACTGGCCGCGATTGCGGGCGAACTGAAGAAGCTCGCCGAGTTCGTGTAACGCGCCCCGCCGGGCAGAGCGTTGACCCGGCGGGCGCGCCCGCTTAGCATCCGGTGTGCCGCCGGCGCGTGCGCCGCGCGGTACACCGGAGCTGCATTATGTCCACGAGACGGGGTCTGTCCGGCGGCGCGTGCGTGGTGGCGCTCGCGGTCGGGTTCGGGGTCGGTCCGACCACGGCGCAACCCGAGGCGCCCAAACAGCGCCCCGCCGCGACGCCCTGGGGCGTCAGTTCGTCCGCGAGTGCGTTCCGCGACCACGCCAAGTGGTTCCCGAGGGTGGCCGAAGCCGGCGTCACCTCGGTCCGGCTGTTCCCGGAATGGAACGGGTTCGAATCGACCACCGGGAAGTGGACGTGGACCAACGGCGACTCCCTCGTGAAATCCGCCGCCGACAACAAAATGGAGATCACCGCGATCCTGATGGGCTCGCCGCCGGGGGCGAAGGCCAGTCACGCGTTCCCGATGGACAACCTCGCCGGCTGGTCCGACTACGTTGCGGCGGTCGTCGGCCGGTACGGCAAACACGTCCGGTACTGGGAAGTGTGGAACGAGGGTAACGGCGGCTTCAACGACGGCAAGCACACCACCACCGATTACGCGAAACTCGCCGTCGCGACCTACGCCGCCGTGAAAAAGGCCGCCCCGACCGCCAGGGTGGGGTTGAGCGTCGCCAGCTACGACGCCCCGTACCTCTATCAAGCCGTGCTCGCGATGGCGAAGGCGGGCAAGCCGAACAGCTTCGATTACCTCTGCGTTCACCCCTACGAGATCGCGGACGGCCTCGCCGAGCCCGACGGCGAGGTCCCGTTCCTCTGGATGAGCCGCTTGCTCCGCGACGCGCTGAAAGTCAGCGCCCCGGAGCGCGCCGACGCGGAAATCTGGATCACGGAAGTCGGCCACCGGATCGAAAAGCGAAACCACCACGTCGTCACCGAGTCGGACGCCGCAAAGGCTCTCGCCAAGATCTACACGATGGCCATCGCCCAGGGCATCGCCCGCACGCAGTGGTTCGAGGCCCGCGACCCGGTCGGCGAGGACCAGGGCTTCGGCCTCCTGAGTCGCGACGGAACGGCCCGACCGTCGTACAAGACGCTGAAAACGCTCACGACGCTCCTCGGCCCGACGCCGGCTTATCATGGCTGGTTGGCGCTCGGCAAGGGTGGTCGCGGTTACGGGTTCGTCTTCCAAGGAAAGGCCGGTCCGGTGCTGGCCGCGTGGATGCCCGCGGGGTTGAAGGACGCAACGCTCACGTTCCCGACGGACGTCGAAACAACGGACTCCGTGACCGGGGCCGTCACGAGGTTCACCGCCGGTCAGCCGCTAGAACTGACCGATACGCCGCGCCTCATCACGGGGCTGCCGGCGGCCGTGGTGAAGGAAGCGAAGGCGAACGCGGGCAAGAACTTCCCGTGGGGCGGCGACTATTCGGCCGCGAAAACGGTCAGTTGCCAACCCGGATCACCCGATGTGAACAGCGGGATCGCACAGGTTCACCGCGGCAACCCCTCCGTGAAGTTTGCCGACGGCACGACGGGCATCCTCGTGGAAGGCGATATTTCCCATCCGGTGAGCTTTTACGTTCACCCGTCGTTCGCGAAGTTGCTGACGAAGGAGTATTACGTTCGCGCCACGGTGCGCCGGGTGGCGGCCGGGAACGTCGGCATGAACCTGCTCTACGAGGTCGCGGACAGCCAGGGCCGCTCGCCCTACGCGAACACCGGGAAATGGGGCGGGACGACGAAGGACGACGGCTGGCAAACGATTTCGTGGCACGTCACCGACGCGTGCTTCTCGAAGATGTGGGGCAACGATTTCACGCTGCGCCCGGAGCAGTCGGTGCCGTTCGTGATCGGCAAGGTCGAGGTGAGTATAGAGCCGTTCAAGTAACTGCGGGTGAGAGAAATCCGGGCGAACGGAGCACAACATCCGTTCGCCCGGATTTCTCAAAATACTCTTCCCCGCTGAACGAACACCCTTTAACCCGGTCCCGTCGGGTACTCGCCCGACTCGCTGCCTTTCAGGGAAATGAACCATGTCGGACCTACTGACTCGAATGAACGGCGGAGAACTGATCGGGTTTTTCGCGGTTGTCGGGGGGATCTTTCTCTCCGCGAGCGCCATCATCGGCGGGATCTGGTCGACCGTTCGCGTGGCCGAGTTCCGCGCCCGCCAGGTGGAGTTGGAAACCGCGCTCAAGCAGGACATGCTCAACCGCGGGATGTCCGCGGACGAGATCGAACGTGTGATCGCCGCCGCCGGCCACCCGAAACCGTCATCGTGCGAGTCGGGCCGAGCCGCCGCGCCGAGCGGCCGGGCCTGACCGCAACGGCGGCCCGCTCACTCCATGATCCGCCACGCCCCGCCCGCCCCCAGCACTTCAATCGGGCGGAAGCGGGTCTTGTATTCCAGCGACCGGCACCCCGCGACGTAGTACCCCAGGTACACGTGCGGCAGCTCCCACGCCGCCGCCCCGCGCAGCACCGACAGCACGTTGTACGTCCCGAGGGACCGTTGGCGCTCGTCGGGGTCGTGGAAGAAGTAGATCGCGGACAGCCCCGCCGGGAGCCGATCGACGTACCCCACGCCGACCAGTCTGTCGCCCAGGTAGTAGCACCACTCCTGCGTGTCGAACGGGTTGTCCACGAACGATTCCGCGTAGCCCGCCGCGTCCTTCGGCCCGTGCGAGGGCCAGCCGACGTGTTCGGCCTGGAACGCGTGGAACCGGTCGTACAGCTCGAGCTTTTCTGCGGTCACGTCCGGTTCGCCGATGACCAGGCGCACCTCGTCCGCGTTGGCCGCGAGGCACCGGCGCTGCGAGCGGTCCGGCCGGAACGTCGCCACCGGCACCCGCACCGACTCGCACTTGGTACACGCCGGGCACGTCGGCCGGAACAGCGCGTACCCGAACCGCCGCCACCCGACGAGCAGCCGCGTCTGGTATTCCGGCGCGGTCAGTTGCCCGACGATTTCGTAATTGAGCGACGCCGTTTCGTGCGGCAGGTAGCTGCACGGCGACGGCGGCGTGTTGAAGACGAACAGGGAGTGCATGCGTCGCAGTGTGAGTGCGAGTGTGGGTGAGCGCAAATGCAGGATACCAGCCGACACGGTCCCGCGAAATGGGTTCCTGCTTCACACGCACTCGCGCTGTAATGGGCCGGCGCGATCTTGTGGCGGGCTCCCTCCCTGGGACCGCGGCCGTCTCGGCCGCATCGCGAAGAGCGGCCGAGACGGCCGCGGTCCCAGGGGACAGAAGCCCATCCAGGCAACTCGGTATCACTCCACGAATTCCACCGCGACCGGGTTCGGGATGATGCCGGCGCGGTGCGCCTCGCCGAGCAACTTGCGGATCGCCGCCCGGCCGCGGTCGCCGTAGTCGAGCGTCCAGTCGTTCACGTACATGCCGACGAACTGGTCCGCGAGCCCCACGTCCATGTCGCGGGCGTACTTGAGGGCGTAGTCGAGCGCCTCGCGGCGGTGGTCCAGGGCGTACTGGATGCTCTGCCGGATGAGCCGGCTCACGTCTTTCATCGTCTCGGCGCCGAGGTCCTTGCGGACCACGTTCCCGCCCAGGGGGAGCGGCAGGCCGGTCCGCTCCTGCCACCACACGCCGAGGTCGCGGACGAGGTGCAGCCCCTGGTTCTGGAACGTGAGCTGCCCCTCGTGGATGATCAGCCCCGCGTCGAATTGGCCCGACGCGACCGCCGGGATGATCTCGTCGAACGGGATCACGCCGTACGTGAGCTTGTCCGCCGCCCCGATGGACTCGAACAGCAGCTTCAACGTGAGGAACGCGGTGGTGAGCGTGCCCGGCACCGCGATCTTCACGCCGGGCAGGTCGTCCACCGTGAGCGGCTTCCGCGACACGACCATCGGCCCGTACTTGTCGCCCATGCTGCACCCGGTCGGCAGCAGCGCGTACTTGTCGAGCAGGAAGCTGTACGCGTGGATGCTGACGGCGGTGACTTCGAGTTCGCCGTTGAGCGCCCGGCGGTTGAGCGTCTCAATGTCCTGGAGTTCGTGAACGAACTTCAGGTTGCCAGTGGGGATCTTGTCGTTGGCGAGCGCGTGGAACATGAACGCGTCGTCCGGGTCCGGGCTGTGCCCGACGCGGATCACCTGCTGTGCCGTAGTCGCAGTCATGATTGCCTCATCTGGAGCGAGCGGCGCGGCGTAAGCCCGCCGGTGGTTTACAGCACGAAGCACCGGCGGGCTTACGCCGCGCCGCTCGCGGACTCAATCGAGCGCGGCGGCCGGGCCGCCGGGGGCGAACGCTTCCGCCGCCGGGCCGGAGTAGACCACCTGACCCCTGTTGAGCAGGTGGACCACGTCGGCGATCCGCTTCACGGCCGGGATGTCGTGCGTGACGATGACCATCGCGACCTGCAACGTCTGGTCGTCGGCCAGGTCGTCGATCACCCGCATCACCTCGCCGGACATGCGCGGGTCGAGGGCGCTGGTCGGTTCGTCGAAGAGGATCGCCGCGGGGTTAACCGCGAGCGCCCGGGCGATGGCAACACGCTGCTGCTGGCCGCCGGAAAGCTGGCCCGGCTTCGCGTCGTGCTTCTCGGCCAGCCCGACGCGGTCCAGCCACTTCTTCGCGGTCGCCTCGGCCTCGTCGCGGGTCTTGCCGAGCGCGTGGACCGGCCCGCTCATGACGTTCTTCAGCACCGTCATGTGCGGGAACAGGTTGAACTGCTGGAACACCATGCCGACGGTGCGGCGGAGTTGCACCAGTGTGGCGCGCCGCGGCGCCTGCCCGCCGGTGAGCGTGAGCGAATCGACCGCGACCTCGCCCTCCTGGAACGTTTCCAGCCCGTTGATGCACCGGAGCAGGGTACTCTTCCCGCCCCCGGACGGCCCGACGAGCGCGGCCACCTGCCCCTTGGGGAACGCGACCGAAGCGCCGTCCAGTATCCGGACGGTGCCGTGGTATTTCACGATGTTGGTGGCGCGAATCATCGGCGGGCACCTCCACCACTGTCCAGCCGCTTCTCCAGTACGCGGGCCACGATCGCCAGCGGGTAGCTCATCACGAGGTAAAGCCCGGCGGTGACGAACGCGAGCTGAATGATGTAGTCGCGGTTGAAGTTGTACAGTTCGTTATATTTCCGCGTCAGTTCCGTAATGAGGATGACGGAACACACGGACGTGTCCTTGAACAGCGCGATGAAGTCACTGGTGACGGGCGGGATCACGACGCGCACGGCCTGCGGCACGATCACCACGCGGAGCGCCGTGAGCGGGTTCATACCGAGCGCGAGGGCCGCCTCCATCTGCCCGCGCGGGACCGCGAGCAGCCCGGCGCGGTAGTTCTCCGCTTCGTAAGCCGAGTAGTTGATCGCCAGTCCGAGAATCCCCGCTTGAATCGGAGTGAAGTTGAATCCGGGGACCATCTGCGGCAGCAAGTAGTACACGAAATAGAGTTGCAGCAACAGCGGCGTGCCGCGAAGGAACTCGACGTACAGCCCGAGCGGGAACCGCACGAGTGCCGGGCCGTACACGCGGCCGAGCGCGACGCACATGCCGAGAACCATTGCGATCGGGAACGACGTGACCGCGAGGAACAGCGTCATCCCGGCGGCCCGCACCAGTTCGCCGACCATCTGCACCCAGTCGGCCGTTCCCTTGTCCGCCGGCGTCTCGTCCGCGTCTTCGTCCTCCGGCGGGAACGGCGGCGGCCACGGCTGGTCGCTCCAGTACAGCAGGCGCTCCTGGTCCTCGTTCCACAGCCCGTACTTGTCGCAAATCTTCTTCAGCGTGCCGTCCTTGATGCCCTTCTTGATCGCCGCGTTCAGTTGCTCCCGTAACTCCTGGTCCTGGGGCCGCGTGAGGATGACGTAGAACCCCGGCTTTCGCGGTTCGTCCACGAGTCGGAGCCCGTTCCCGTGCTTGAGGTAGTACACGGCCGCGGGGGTGTCCTGAACGGTCGCGTCGAGCCGCTTCTGCTCCACGAGGGTGATAACGGAAGCGACGTCCTGGCTGATCGCCAGCTCGATCTTGTCCCCGAACCGCTTGCTCTTCATGTACTTGTGAGCCGCCGAACCGTTGAGCACGCCGACGGAGGTCTTCCGCTTCTTGTCGCCCTCCACCCGCATCCGGTTCAGGTCGCTCCAGCCCGTGATGACGTCGGCGCTGTCCTTCTGAACGAGGAGGGCGAGGCGGTACACGTAGTAGGGGATCGTCGAGGGGTAGTTCTTCTCCAGATCTTTGGTCAGTTCGTAGCCGTTCAAGACGATGTCGATGCCGTCCTCCTCCCGCTTGGCAAGCAGGAGGGGTAATTTGTCCCAGTCGCCGCTGACCATTTCGCTGGTCCGGCCCAGTTCCTTTGCGAGGTACTCGGCGAATTCCACCTCGAACCCGACGTACTGGCTCTTCTCGTTCTTGTACACATAGGGCGCGCCGCCGGTCGGGTCGGTGCCCCACCGCAGGGTCTGTTTTTCCTGCGCGGGGGCCGGCGGCGCCAGTGCCAGAGCGGCGGCGGCGGCGAGTAACCAGCGGACGTTCACCGGCGAGCCCTCCGTTGTGCGGGTGCGTCGATCCAGAGTGTATAGCGGTGTCGCGGTCGCGGGCATAGCTAAACTTGAGGTATGCCGCGCGACCCGCTCCCCATCGACGCCGCCCTGCCCCAACTGCTCGCCGCCGTCCGCGCGAGCGGCGCCGCGGTGCTTCGTGCCCCCACGGGCGCCGGGAAGACCACCCGCGTGCCGCCGGCCCTCGTCGAGACCGGCCTGGCGGGGACCGGGCTCGTGCTGATGCTCGAACCGCGCCGGGTGGCGGCGCGGGCCGCGGCCCGGCGGATGGCCCTCGAACACGGCTCGCCGCTGGGCGACGTGTTCGGCTACCAGGTGCGGTTCGACCGCAAGGCCAGCGCGCGCACGCGGGTCCTCGTGATCACCCCCGGCGTCCTGCTCCGCCGGTTACACGACGACCCGTACCTCGACGGCGTCGCGTGCGTGGTCTTCGACGAGTTCCACGAGCGCGGCCTGGACGCGGATCTGGCGCTCGG from the Frigoriglobus tundricola genome contains:
- a CDS encoding menaquinone biosynthesis family protein — its product is MTATTAQQVIRVGHSPDPDDAFMFHALANDKIPTGNLKFVHELQDIETLNRRALNGELEVTAVSIHAYSFLLDKYALLPTGCSMGDKYGPMVVSRKPLTVDDLPGVKIAVPGTLTTAFLTLKLLFESIGAADKLTYGVIPFDEIIPAVASGQFDAGLIIHEGQLTFQNQGLHLVRDLGVWWQERTGLPLPLGGNVVRKDLGAETMKDVSRLIRQSIQYALDHRREALDYALKYARDMDVGLADQFVGMYVNDWTLDYGDRGRAAIRKLLGEAHRAGIIPNPVAVEFVE
- a CDS encoding amino acid ABC transporter ATP-binding protein, with the protein product MIRATNIVKYHGTVRILDGASVAFPKGQVAALVGPSGGGKSTLLRCINGLETFQEGEVAVDSLTLTGGQAPRRATLVQLRRTVGMVFQQFNLFPHMTVLKNVMSGPVHALGKTRDEAEATAKKWLDRVGLAEKHDAKPGQLSGGQQQRVAIARALAVNPAAILFDEPTSALDPRMSGEVMRVIDDLADDQTLQVAMVIVTHDIPAVKRIADVVHLLNRGQVVYSGPAAEAFAPGGPAAALD
- a CDS encoding ABC transporter substrate-binding protein/permease (The N-terminal region of this protein, as described by TIGR01726, is a three transmembrane segment that identifies a subfamily of ABC transporter permease subunits, which specificities that include histidine, arginine, glutamine, glutamate, L-cystine (sic), the opines (in Agrobacterium) octopine and nopaline, etc.), which translates into the protein MNVRWLLAAAAALALAPPAPAQEKQTLRWGTDPTGGAPYVYKNEKSQYVGFEVEFAEYLAKELGRTSEMVSGDWDKLPLLLAKREEDGIDIVLNGYELTKDLEKNYPSTIPYYVYRLALLVQKDSADVITGWSDLNRMRVEGDKKRKTSVGVLNGSAAHKYMKSKRFGDKIELAISQDVASVITLVEQKRLDATVQDTPAAVYYLKHGNGLRLVDEPRKPGFYVILTRPQDQELREQLNAAIKKGIKDGTLKKICDKYGLWNEDQERLLYWSDQPWPPPFPPEDEDADETPADKGTADWVQMVGELVRAAGMTLFLAVTSFPIAMVLGMCVALGRVYGPALVRFPLGLYVEFLRGTPLLLQLYFVYYLLPQMVPGFNFTPIQAGILGLAINYSAYEAENYRAGLLAVPRGQMEAALALGMNPLTALRVVIVPQAVRVVIPPVTSDFIALFKDTSVCSVILITELTRKYNELYNFNRDYIIQLAFVTAGLYLVMSYPLAIVARVLEKRLDSGGGARR
- a CDS encoding arginyltransferase: MHSLFVFNTPPSPCSYLPHETASLNYEIVGQLTAPEYQTRLLVGWRRFGYALFRPTCPACTKCESVRVPVATFRPDRSQRRCLAANADEVRLVIGEPDVTAEKLELYDRFHAFQAEHVGWPSHGPKDAAGYAESFVDNPFDTQEWCYYLGDRLVGVGYVDRLPAGLSAIYFFHDPDERQRSLGTYNVLSVLRGAAAWELPHVYLGYYVAGCRSLEYKTRFRPIEVLGAGGAWRIME
- a CDS encoding glycoside hydrolase family protein, with protein sequence MSTRRGLSGGACVVALAVGFGVGPTTAQPEAPKQRPAATPWGVSSSASAFRDHAKWFPRVAEAGVTSVRLFPEWNGFESTTGKWTWTNGDSLVKSAADNKMEITAILMGSPPGAKASHAFPMDNLAGWSDYVAAVVGRYGKHVRYWEVWNEGNGGFNDGKHTTTDYAKLAVATYAAVKKAAPTARVGLSVASYDAPYLYQAVLAMAKAGKPNSFDYLCVHPYEIADGLAEPDGEVPFLWMSRLLRDALKVSAPERADAEIWITEVGHRIEKRNHHVVTESDAAKALAKIYTMAIAQGIARTQWFEARDPVGEDQGFGLLSRDGTARPSYKTLKTLTTLLGPTPAYHGWLALGKGGRGYGFVFQGKAGPVLAAWMPAGLKDATLTFPTDVETTDSVTGAVTRFTAGQPLELTDTPRLITGLPAAVVKEAKANAGKNFPWGGDYSAAKTVSCQPGSPDVNSGIAQVHRGNPSVKFADGTTGILVEGDISHPVSFYVHPSFAKLLTKEYYVRATVRRVAAGNVGMNLLYEVADSQGRSPYANTGKWGGTTKDDGWQTISWHVTDACFSKMWGNDFTLRPEQSVPFVIGKVEVSIEPFK
- a CDS encoding alpha-ketoglutarate-dependent dioxygenase AlkB family protein, yielding MPRHRFDHVPGLFFDPQYRTAEQCSHLVRRSLELYDRLESATGGGPLEQAHIPQPAYVRSEKHNLPSEEHFARVALTESNGRGIRCEYFPRYGEDGHALAYFQRNANLPDFAADDLVPGVRELVEREGFAPPDQELTWKLTMNFYKRVGGRIAGFPFHVDIPANGVVTMILNVHREALFQIAKGDVRADIVLPVGALLLLSGESRYEWKHRVLPTDAPAGGSDHAVERVSLVLGFQ
- a CDS encoding Gfo/Idh/MocA family protein → MSQKRVRVAIVGLGFGAEFIPIYQAHPDAEMYAVCRRNRAELDAAGEKFGIPPERRFTDYEAMLKDPNIDAVHINSPIPDHGPQTIAALKAGKHVACTVPMATSKEQIGEIVELQRKVGKVYMMMETVVYAREYLFAKDLYDRGVLGRIQFLRGSHQQDMDGWPGYWPGLPPMWYATHCVSPCLAILSDPAKGTCALAESVVCHGSGRIREEYVPIYGSPFAVETATFKIAGSDVCAEVTRSLFDTARQYRESFDVTASNVSFEWQQLEGEEPVLHMRGLPEHQIPRRVKVPDFAGRLPDPIRKFTGAIHDATHLSFVQGGGHGGSHPHLAHNFLMAVLGKQPAFPDAPTSANWTLVGICAHESALSGERVQIPKW